The Mucilaginibacter yixingensis genome window below encodes:
- a CDS encoding anti-sigma factor, which yields MVEDVKAYIESGILELYVLGEVTAQEKAGVEDMALKHPAVKAELNEIERSLELYAAAQSIEPSEALRDRVLNSLLTNLADDHTFPSRKAPEEPAKVAQLPAAKPNNFYKYAFAACLALLLVSVAALINIYSKLQVSNDKLLAMSAQNQRFSKTVSYQQDQLDMFRDTAYHMIRMKGQAKSPASSMMVAWNPEAKKVMIDMASAKLPVNDSTHQYQLWAIVAGKPVDLGVFDMKPDSAEAMKVMKSVDAPQAFAVTLEPHGGSVNPTLSNMMVLGQF from the coding sequence ATGGTGGAAGACGTAAAGGCATATATCGAATCGGGCATCCTGGAGCTTTATGTACTGGGCGAAGTTACCGCGCAGGAAAAAGCAGGGGTGGAAGATATGGCTTTGAAACACCCCGCCGTTAAGGCCGAGCTAAATGAAATTGAACGCTCGCTTGAACTCTATGCTGCCGCACAAAGCATAGAACCATCTGAAGCCCTGCGCGACCGTGTGCTGAACAGCCTGCTCACCAACCTGGCTGATGACCATACTTTCCCAAGCAGAAAAGCACCGGAAGAACCGGCTAAAGTGGCACAACTGCCAGCTGCAAAACCCAATAATTTTTACAAATATGCCTTTGCCGCCTGCCTGGCTTTATTGTTGGTAAGCGTGGCTGCATTAATCAATATCTACAGCAAACTACAAGTATCAAATGACAAGTTGCTGGCCATGAGCGCACAGAACCAGCGTTTCAGCAAAACAGTAAGTTACCAGCAAGATCAGCTGGATATGTTTAGAGATACGGCTTACCACATGATCAGGATGAAAGGCCAGGCTAAAAGCCCGGCATCATCAATGATGGTGGCCTGGAATCCCGAAGCAAAAAAAGTAATGATTGATATGGCCAGCGCCAAACTACCAGTTAATGATAGCACCCATCAATACCAGTTGTGGGCCATTGTGGCTGGCAAACCCGTTGATCTGGGCGTATTTGACATGAAGCCCGACAGCGCCGAAGCCATGAAGGTCATGAAATCGGTAGATGCTCCGCAAGCCTTCGCCGTAACGCTTGAACCCCACGGCGGCAGTGTTAATCCCACATTAAGCAACATGATGGTGCTGGGGCAATTTTAA
- a CDS encoding pitrilysin family protein, translated as MKLHNRNAVAALALLMATSGAFAQVKRKPVVSPVEKPAALAAQLRGDLLPVDPNVIIGHLPNGLTYYIRKNIEPKNRAELYLVNKAGSVLENDDQRGLAHFTEHMAFNGTRDFPKNELVNYLQKSGVKFGADLNAYTSFDETVYQLPLPTDSTAIFEKGFDILANWAGMLSFDPKEIDAERGVVLEEERLRGKNASERMQQQVLPVLLNNSRYAERLPIGKEDILRNFKPETIKSFYKDWYRPDLQAVIAVGDFDPKRVEALIKENFSELKNPAKEKPRTKYSVPATAGTAVKIVTDKEYPYNVVQIYVKHPATVSKTATQYLEDIRVDLFNQMINARLGELLQKPNPPFLFAQASYGGFLANQNAFNTAAVAKSASELKTAVTAVLDEVERARKFGFTETELARAKQATMTSMENVYKEKDKTRSVNFVQEYQRNFLKGEAIPGIEFEYNFYKENIDGIKLSDINAMAGKFISDQNRVVIVQAPEKEKANLPTEQTLLNWIKESGQGVTAYVDNVSKDPLLAKEPTGSKITAETKDAAINTTTLTLGNGVKVILKPTDFKNDQILINGYSFGGTSLVSDADYTSASLAANTVGSSGIANFTQIQLDKMLAGKNISISPYISETTQGVRGSSTPKDFETALQLVYLYFTQPRKDADIWQSNMTQTKSVLANRSLDPSSVYQDTVVATLGNHSIRRMTMTAERLNQANLDVAYNFYKARFADASGFTFTLVGNFDVEKIKPLLEKYLGGLPATNSKETYKNLGIHAPAGKITKEVYKGIGDKSSVQIVFSGDYVYNDDNNLQIDALEEILNIKLIERLREKEGGVYAPGVRAGYSKLPANRYSFTVYFTCAPANVDKLVNATMEEIEKIKQNGAEPGDIQKFAAEEKRSTEVQLKENTFWASTLVSSSQNQENPARVLSHIADLPKVTVQTTKDAANKYLSGNNLIKLILYPEKK; from the coding sequence ATGAAACTTCATAACAGAAACGCCGTTGCTGCGTTGGCATTGCTAATGGCTACTAGCGGCGCTTTTGCTCAAGTCAAAAGAAAACCTGTAGTATCACCTGTTGAAAAACCAGCGGCGCTGGCCGCCCAGCTGCGCGGGGATTTACTGCCGGTTGATCCGAATGTAATTATCGGTCACCTGCCAAACGGGTTAACTTACTACATCCGCAAAAATATCGAGCCCAAAAACCGGGCTGAGTTATACCTGGTTAACAAAGCTGGCTCTGTTTTAGAGAACGATGACCAGCGTGGTCTGGCCCACTTTACAGAGCACATGGCCTTCAATGGCACGCGCGATTTCCCGAAGAACGAGCTGGTAAACTACCTGCAAAAATCGGGCGTAAAGTTTGGTGCCGATTTAAATGCTTATACCTCATTTGATGAAACGGTATACCAGCTACCATTACCAACCGATAGCACCGCCATTTTTGAAAAAGGCTTTGACATACTGGCCAATTGGGCAGGCATGTTATCTTTTGACCCAAAAGAAATTGATGCCGAGCGCGGCGTAGTGCTGGAAGAAGAACGCCTGCGCGGCAAAAACGCCAGCGAGCGTATGCAGCAGCAGGTGTTGCCGGTATTACTTAACAACTCGCGCTATGCCGAGCGTTTGCCTATTGGTAAAGAAGATATACTGCGCAATTTTAAACCAGAGACCATTAAGTCTTTCTATAAAGACTGGTATCGCCCGGACCTGCAGGCCGTAATTGCCGTTGGCGATTTCGACCCGAAACGCGTTGAAGCGCTAATTAAAGAAAACTTCTCAGAGCTAAAAAATCCGGCTAAAGAAAAACCGCGCACCAAATACTCGGTACCGGCCACAGCCGGCACCGCGGTTAAAATTGTTACCGATAAAGAGTATCCGTACAACGTGGTACAAATTTATGTAAAGCACCCTGCAACGGTTTCAAAAACTGCTACCCAGTACCTGGAAGATATCCGTGTAGATCTTTTTAACCAGATGATCAACGCGCGTTTGGGCGAACTGCTACAAAAACCAAACCCACCGTTTCTGTTTGCACAGGCTAGTTATGGCGGTTTTCTGGCCAATCAAAATGCGTTTAACACGGCAGCGGTGGCCAAATCTGCCTCAGAGTTAAAAACAGCCGTTACCGCAGTTTTAGATGAGGTGGAACGCGCCCGCAAATTTGGTTTTACCGAAACGGAGCTGGCGCGCGCCAAACAGGCCACCATGACCAGCATGGAGAATGTTTATAAAGAGAAAGACAAAACCCGCTCGGTAAATTTTGTACAGGAGTATCAGCGTAACTTCCTTAAAGGCGAAGCTATTCCGGGGATAGAGTTTGAGTACAACTTTTACAAAGAGAACATTGACGGTATCAAGCTGAGTGATATCAACGCTATGGCCGGCAAATTCATCAGCGATCAAAACCGCGTGGTAATTGTTCAGGCACCAGAGAAAGAGAAAGCCAACCTGCCAACAGAGCAAACGCTGCTGAACTGGATCAAAGAATCTGGACAGGGTGTTACTGCTTATGTAGATAACGTAAGCAAAGACCCGCTGCTGGCTAAAGAGCCAACCGGCAGCAAGATAACAGCTGAAACCAAAGATGCAGCCATTAACACCACCACCCTCACCCTTGGAAATGGCGTTAAAGTGATCTTAAAGCCAACCGACTTTAAGAACGATCAGATCCTGATCAATGGTTATAGCTTCGGTGGTACATCACTGGTCAGCGATGCTGATTATACCTCGGCCAGTCTGGCAGCCAACACTGTGGGAAGCAGCGGTATAGCCAACTTTACTCAAATACAGCTAGACAAAATGCTGGCGGGCAAAAACATCAGCATATCGCCATATATCTCAGAAACTACGCAGGGCGTTCGCGGTTCATCAACCCCAAAAGATTTTGAAACGGCGCTGCAACTGGTTTACCTCTACTTTACCCAGCCGCGTAAGGATGCCGATATCTGGCAATCAAACATGACGCAAACTAAGTCTGTACTGGCTAACCGCAGTCTTGACCCTTCCTCGGTTTATCAGGATACTGTAGTAGCCACACTGGGCAATCACAGCATCCGCCGCATGACCATGACTGCCGAGCGCCTTAACCAAGCCAACCTGGATGTGGCCTACAATTTCTACAAGGCGCGCTTTGCGGATGCATCGGGCTTTACCTTTACCCTGGTGGGCAACTTTGATGTAGAGAAAATTAAACCGCTGCTAGAGAAATATCTGGGCGGCTTGCCGGCAACCAACAGCAAGGAAACTTATAAAAACCTGGGTATTCACGCTCCTGCCGGCAAAATAACCAAAGAGGTTTATAAAGGCATTGGCGATAAGAGCAGCGTACAAATTGTTTTCAGCGGCGATTATGTTTACAACGATGACAACAACCTGCAAATTGATGCGCTGGAAGAAATACTGAACATTAAACTGATTGAACGCCTACGCGAGAAAGAAGGCGGTGTTTATGCACCTGGTGTGCGGGCGGGCTACAGCAAATTGCCAGCCAACCGCTACAGCTTTACCGTTTATTTTACCTGTGCCCCGGCCAATGTAGATAAACTGGTGAACGCCACCATGGAGGAAATTGAAAAGATTAAACAAAACGGTGCCGAGCCTGGCGATATCCAGAAATTTGCCGCGGAAGAGAAACGCTCTACCGAGGTGCAACTGAAAGAAAATACTTTCTGGGCAAGCACACTGGTTAGTTCATCACAAAACCAGGAAAACCCTGCCAGAGTACTCAGCCACATTGCCGACCTGCCAAAAGTGACCGTGCAAACCACTAAAGATGCGGCCAACAAGTACCTGAGCGGCAACAATCTTATTAAGTTGATCCTTTATCCGGAGAAGAAATAA
- the murQ gene encoding N-acetylmuramic acid 6-phosphate etherase: MILTTEKESHYDNLEDMPVAELLRHINDEDKTVALAVEKALPQIEALVKAVATCMKEGGRLFYIGAGTSGRLGIVDASECPPTYGVPFDMVIGLIAGGDSAIRKAVEFAEDDMEQAWKDMEAFGINQKDVVVGIAASGSTPYVIGGLRQARESGLVTGCIVCNNGSKVAKEAEYPVEVITGPEFVTGSTRMKAGSSQKMVLNMLSTSVMIQLGRVKGNSMVDMQLTNHKLVDRGTRMVMSATGLDAEKAAILLQQHGSVRKAVDTYLAVR, encoded by the coding sequence ATGATCTTAACAACCGAGAAAGAATCACACTACGACAACCTGGAAGATATGCCGGTTGCCGAGCTGTTGCGTCACATTAATGATGAGGATAAAACTGTTGCTTTAGCTGTAGAAAAGGCACTGCCGCAGATTGAGGCGCTGGTTAAAGCCGTTGCCACCTGCATGAAAGAAGGAGGTAGGCTGTTTTATATTGGCGCGGGTACCAGTGGCCGTTTAGGTATTGTTGATGCATCTGAGTGTCCGCCAACTTATGGCGTGCCTTTTGATATGGTGATAGGTTTGATAGCAGGAGGCGACAGTGCCATACGCAAAGCGGTAGAGTTTGCCGAGGATGATATGGAGCAGGCCTGGAAAGATATGGAGGCCTTCGGCATCAATCAGAAAGATGTGGTGGTGGGTATAGCGGCATCGGGCTCTACGCCGTATGTAATTGGTGGTTTGCGGCAGGCTCGCGAATCGGGACTGGTTACCGGTTGTATTGTATGTAATAATGGCAGTAAAGTAGCCAAAGAGGCCGAATATCCGGTTGAAGTAATAACAGGTCCGGAATTTGTAACGGGTTCTACCAGGATGAAGGCCGGCAGCTCGCAGAAAATGGTGCTGAACATGCTCAGTACATCAGTAATGATACAGTTGGGCCGTGTGAAGGGAAATAGCATGGTAGATATGCAGCTGACCAACCATAAACTGGTTGACCGCGGTACCCGCATGGTGATGAGCGCTACCGGGCTTGATGCCGAGAAGGCCGCCATCCTGCTTCAACAACATGGCAGTGTGCGTAAGGCGGTTGATACTTACCTTGCTGTCAGATAA
- a CDS encoding Bax inhibitor-1/YccA family protein codes for MENNRNYTYDSVIQLDSNPSTTRKFMANVFLWMFGALAVSAGLAALFAFNVDMRAYIVNQETHSLTGLGLLAAFSPLAFVLLISFGFNRISYPVLAVLFIAYAAVTGISLSGLLLAFTPGSVLGVFITASVIFGVMAVAGYVTHQDLTKFGSLLIMALIGVIVATVVNMFLRSEGLDYIISYLGVAIFVGLTAYDVQKLKRIGEGLEYGDANAPKLALMGALSLYLDFVNLFIYLLRIFGRRR; via the coding sequence ATGGAAAATAACAGAAACTACACTTATGATAGTGTAATACAGCTGGACAGCAATCCATCTACCACCCGTAAATTTATGGCAAACGTATTTTTATGGATGTTTGGTGCGCTGGCCGTATCTGCCGGTTTGGCGGCTTTGTTTGCCTTTAACGTAGATATGCGTGCTTATATAGTTAACCAGGAAACGCATTCATTAACCGGGCTTGGTCTGCTGGCAGCCTTTTCGCCATTGGCGTTTGTGCTGTTGATCAGCTTTGGTTTTAACCGTATTTCTTACCCTGTGCTGGCCGTGTTGTTTATTGCTTATGCAGCGGTTACCGGCATCAGTTTATCGGGTTTGTTGCTGGCATTTACGCCGGGCTCTGTTTTGGGCGTGTTTATTACTGCATCGGTAATTTTTGGTGTAATGGCGGTTGCCGGTTATGTTACTCATCAGGATCTGACCAAATTCGGCTCATTGCTGATTATGGCACTGATAGGTGTGATTGTGGCTACCGTAGTAAATATGTTTTTGCGTAGCGAAGGTTTAGACTACATTATCAGTTACCTGGGTGTAGCCATTTTTGTAGGTTTAACCGCTTATGACGTACAAAAGCTGAAACGCATTGGCGAAGGTTTGGAGTATGGCGATGCCAACGCTCCTAAGCTGGCACTAATGGGCGCCCTGTCGTTATACCTCGACTTTGTGAACCTGTTTATTTACCTGCTGCGCATCTTTGGCCGCAGAAGATAA
- a CDS encoding S41 family peptidase has protein sequence MKKTAAIIFRSLILILCGIAIGIMITDSNLTGRSFGSMNEEDKVSRIMQLIREKYVDTVNLNRIQGEAINNVLQNLDPHSVYLPPQQAQSINERLDGGFDGIGIEYQLLRDTVFVTQVYPGGPAAKAGILAGDRVLTVEGKPLSGSKLSANKIDRLFRGERNTTLHVVLAGMHNGKTRNCTLTRDHVDLSSLDAGYMLSDDIGYIKLSKFAATTDNDFRTSLKKLQTHGLQKLILDLRGNGGGYLNAATAMAGEFVPKGKLIVYTQGAHEPRTDYFATDTGLFRQGNLAVLIDEYSASASEILAGCLQDLDRATLVGRRSFGKGLVQEQFPFDDGSAINLTVARYYTPSGRSIQKSYKKGIDSYHNEIADRLRKGELYSAQSSMSDSAFRTASVYHTTKGKKVYSGGGIMPDIFIPADTIVNTVLVQELSDQQLFTAYVIDHLYPIFKKYPTEDDFIAGFNISDDQLHQFILYASNTIKEMDSHELLISKPSIKTLLKAFAGRFQWGDNAYYRTVNGDDVCIKKGMNAVK, from the coding sequence ATGAAAAAAACTGCGGCCATCATCTTCCGATCATTGATCCTGATACTTTGCGGTATCGCCATAGGCATCATGATCACCGACAGTAATCTGACGGGGCGCAGCTTTGGCTCCATGAATGAAGAGGATAAAGTGAGCCGCATTATGCAGCTCATCCGCGAGAAATATGTGGACACCGTTAACCTTAACCGCATCCAGGGTGAGGCCATTAACAACGTGCTGCAAAATCTTGACCCACACTCGGTTTATTTACCGCCGCAACAGGCCCAAAGCATTAACGAGCGACTGGACGGCGGCTTTGATGGTATTGGTATTGAATATCAGTTGCTGCGCGATACCGTGTTTGTCACCCAGGTTTACCCGGGCGGCCCGGCAGCTAAAGCCGGCATCCTGGCCGGCGACAGGGTATTGACTGTAGAAGGCAAGCCTTTATCGGGCTCAAAACTATCTGCCAACAAAATAGATCGTCTTTTCCGGGGCGAGCGCAATACCACTCTCCATGTGGTTCTGGCGGGCATGCACAACGGCAAAACACGCAATTGCACGCTCACGCGCGACCATGTCGACCTGAGCAGCCTTGATGCAGGCTACATGCTGAGCGATGATATTGGCTACATTAAACTAAGCAAGTTTGCCGCCACTACGGATAACGATTTTCGTACCTCATTGAAAAAACTGCAAACCCATGGCCTGCAAAAGCTCATCCTGGATCTGCGTGGCAACGGCGGCGGATACCTCAACGCGGCCACTGCCATGGCCGGCGAGTTTGTGCCCAAGGGCAAACTGATTGTTTACACCCAGGGCGCACATGAGCCACGTACCGATTACTTTGCTACCGATACCGGCCTGTTCCGTCAAGGCAATCTGGCGGTACTGATTGACGAATACTCGGCCTCTGCCAGCGAGATTTTAGCCGGATGTTTGCAAGATCTGGACCGTGCTACACTGGTGGGCCGTCGTTCTTTTGGTAAGGGCCTGGTACAAGAACAGTTTCCGTTTGATGACGGATCGGCCATTAATCTTACCGTGGCGCGTTACTATACACCATCGGGCCGCTCCATCCAAAAATCATACAAAAAGGGTATCGACAGCTATCATAACGAGATTGCCGATCGCCTCAGAAAAGGCGAACTCTACTCCGCCCAAAGCAGTATGAGTGATAGTGCCTTCCGCACGGCATCGGTTTACCATACCACCAAAGGCAAAAAGGTTTACAGCGGCGGCGGCATTATGCCCGATATTTTTATCCCGGCTGATACTATCGTAAACACCGTACTGGTACAGGAATTAAGCGACCAACAGCTTTTCACAGCCTACGTGATTGATCACCTGTATCCTATCTTTAAGAAATACCCGACCGAGGATGATTTCATCGCCGGCTTCAACATCAGCGACGATCAATTGCATCAGTTTATTCTTTATGCCTCCAACACCATCAAGGAAATGGATTCGCACGAACTGCTGATCTCCAAGCCCAGTATCAAAACCCTGCTAAAAGCTTTTGCAGGCCGTTTCCAATGGGGCGACAATGCCTATTACCGTACCGTAAATGGTGATGATGTTTGCATAAAGAAGGGTATGAATGCGGTGAAGTAA
- a CDS encoding DUF2059 domain-containing protein, protein MTGLRSILLIIFFSIAIGASAQIAKQPKSAALANPPSAAALKAAETMLLASGADKDFDQNMSAMIDEYAARVPADKLQQFKKTMRLFVDKYCSWAVLKNDFCMMYAREFTEAELRQMVAFYTSPTGKKLLEKRPLLFDTSALLGRKAFNEHRAEMEQMLQDALK, encoded by the coding sequence ATGACGGGACTAAGAAGCATCTTATTAATTATATTTTTTTCAATCGCCATTGGAGCATCGGCACAAATAGCTAAGCAGCCCAAAAGTGCAGCGCTTGCCAACCCACCGTCGGCGGCAGCGTTAAAGGCAGCAGAAACCATGCTTTTGGCCAGCGGAGCCGATAAAGATTTCGACCAAAATATGTCGGCCATGATTGATGAGTATGCCGCGCGTGTGCCTGCCGATAAATTGCAGCAGTTCAAAAAAACCATGCGGCTCTTTGTAGATAAATATTGCAGTTGGGCGGTACTGAAAAACGATTTCTGTATGATGTACGCCCGCGAGTTTACCGAAGCCGAGTTACGACAAATGGTTGCGTTCTATACCAGTCCGACGGGGAAAAAGCTATTGGAAAAACGCCCTCTGTTATTTGATACCTCAGCGTTACTGGGGCGCAAAGCATTTAATGAGCATCGTGCTGAAATGGAGCAGATGTTACAGGATGCGTTGAAATAG
- the lipA gene encoding lipoyl synthase, which yields MIDLPVIPANQVQRKPDWLRVKLPIGKEYAHVRGLVDEHKLHTICESGNCPNMGECWGAGTATFMILGNICTRSCSFCAVATGRPLAVDTDEPNRVAQSVKLMQVKHCVITSVDRDDLKDGGSIIWAETINAIRRESPETTLETLLPDFRGVWDNLDRVIAVRPEVVSHNLETVRRLTREVRIQAKYDRSLEALSRISAAGLRTKSGIMLGLGEKEEDVLEAMDDLLAAGVHILTLGQYLQPTRNHHPVIDWIHPDQFAYYKEVGMSKGFKYVESGPLVRSSYHAEKHLFEI from the coding sequence ATGATTGATTTACCGGTAATTCCAGCAAACCAGGTTCAACGCAAGCCAGATTGGCTGCGTGTAAAGCTACCCATTGGCAAAGAGTATGCACATGTGCGCGGCCTGGTTGACGAACATAAACTACACACCATTTGCGAGAGCGGCAACTGTCCTAACATGGGCGAGTGCTGGGGCGCAGGCACGGCCACGTTTATGATACTGGGTAACATCTGTACCCGCTCATGCTCTTTCTGTGCGGTAGCAACCGGTCGCCCGTTGGCTGTTGACACCGACGAGCCTAACCGCGTAGCGCAGTCAGTAAAGCTGATGCAGGTAAAACACTGCGTAATCACATCGGTAGACCGTGACGATCTGAAAGACGGCGGCTCCATCATCTGGGCCGAAACCATCAACGCTATCCGTCGCGAAAGCCCGGAAACTACACTGGAAACCCTATTGCCAGATTTCCGCGGCGTTTGGGATAACCTTGACCGTGTTATTGCTGTGCGACCTGAAGTGGTATCGCACAACCTGGAAACCGTGCGCCGCCTTACCCGCGAAGTACGTATTCAGGCTAAATATGACCGCAGTCTGGAGGCTTTGAGCCGTATTTCTGCTGCCGGTTTACGCACTAAATCTGGCATTATGCTGGGCCTGGGCGAAAAAGAAGAAGACGTACTGGAAGCCATGGACGATCTGCTGGCTGCCGGCGTGCACATCCTCACCCTGGGCCAGTACCTGCAACCAACCCGTAACCACCACCCGGTTATTGACTGGATCCACCCTGATCAATTTGCTTATTACAAAGAGGTGGGCATGAGCAAAGGCTTTAAGTATGTGGAAAGCGGCCCGCTGGTACGTTCATCATACCATGCCGAAAAGCATTTGTTTGAAATATAG
- a CDS encoding acyltransferase family protein — protein sequence MTDKLPQKQRLLSLDVMRGATVAAMTLVNNPGDWDHTYAPLEHSVWNGCTPTDLVFPFFLYMVGVAIVFAMETRKEDPANHGHMILVAFRRMLSLWAISWIIQLFFHHDTPPEVTGFWSKVGYVLGHLRLPGVLSRIGLVFFICTILYLKTTQKTRDWLMAFALIGYYVIMTFVPVPGIGPANLKPETNIGAWLDRLVFGVNHLWRESHTWDPEGLLGTIPAIGTCLFGIRVGTWLKRTDTEPGTKVSWMFVYGVLAVILGLIWDLFFPINKALWSSSFVLYTGGLATIALALSYWMIDVQGRKKGVWFFVVFGMNAITAYVVGDVIGSVLDFIPTGQGVRLMGWINRDICMKLFSPYNASLARAIIYVFISWIPMYWLYKKKIFIKV from the coding sequence ATGACCGATAAACTCCCCCAAAAACAACGCCTGCTCTCGCTTGATGTGATGCGCGGCGCCACGGTTGCCGCCATGACACTGGTAAACAATCCCGGCGATTGGGATCATACCTACGCCCCGCTGGAGCACTCGGTATGGAACGGTTGCACGCCTACCGATCTGGTGTTCCCTTTCTTTTTGTACATGGTGGGTGTGGCCATTGTTTTTGCCATGGAGACCCGAAAAGAAGATCCGGCGAATCATGGCCACATGATTCTGGTGGCGTTTCGCCGCATGCTCTCGCTATGGGCAATTTCCTGGATTATTCAGTTATTTTTTCATCATGATACGCCGCCAGAGGTTACCGGTTTCTGGTCAAAAGTTGGTTATGTGCTAGGGCATTTACGCCTCCCTGGCGTGTTGTCGCGCATTGGTTTAGTATTCTTTATCTGCACTATCCTTTACCTTAAAACCACGCAGAAAACCCGCGACTGGCTCATGGCCTTTGCGCTGATTGGTTACTATGTGATCATGACTTTCGTTCCTGTACCCGGTATCGGCCCTGCCAACCTGAAACCCGAAACTAATATTGGTGCCTGGCTGGACAGGTTGGTATTTGGCGTTAACCACCTCTGGCGCGAATCGCACACGTGGGATCCTGAAGGCCTGCTGGGAACCATACCCGCCATCGGCACCTGTTTATTTGGCATACGGGTGGGTACCTGGCTAAAACGCACCGATACTGAGCCCGGCACTAAAGTAAGCTGGATGTTTGTGTACGGCGTATTGGCGGTAATACTGGGTTTAATCTGGGACCTGTTCTTCCCTATCAACAAAGCGCTCTGGAGCAGTAGCTTTGTATTATATACAGGCGGGCTGGCCACCATTGCACTGGCGTTAAGTTACTGGATGATAGACGTACAAGGCCGCAAAAAAGGCGTATGGTTTTTTGTTGTTTTTGGGATGAATGCCATTACAGCTTATGTGGTAGGTGATGTAATTGGCTCCGTGTTAGATTTTATTCCGACGGGGCAGGGCGTGCGCTTAATGGGCTGGATCAACCGCGATATTTGCATGAAGCTGTTCTCGCCCTACAATGCGTCGCTCGCACGGGCCATTATTTATGTATTTATATCATGGATACCCATGTACTGGTTGTATAAAAAGAAAATCTTCATTAAAGTTTAA
- a CDS encoding RNA polymerase sigma factor has protein sequence MSKKRQISLSEEELVQLLRRREKVAAEALYDMYSASLYGVILRIVNEETLAEDILQETFVKIWQSFSSYSADKGRLFTWMVNIARNLSIDKIRSKDFRNQNKNQDIENNVNLIDENRSAVYKPELLGIKELVNTLRPEQKSILELVYFKGYTHVEAADELGIPLGTVKTRLRMAILELRKHFN, from the coding sequence TTGAGTAAGAAACGCCAAATATCACTCAGCGAAGAGGAATTGGTGCAACTTTTGCGCAGACGCGAAAAGGTTGCCGCCGAAGCGTTGTATGATATGTACTCCGCCTCGTTGTACGGCGTTATTTTACGCATAGTTAATGAAGAGACCCTGGCAGAAGACATTTTGCAGGAAACCTTTGTTAAGATCTGGCAATCTTTCAGCAGCTACAGTGCTGATAAAGGACGCTTATTTACCTGGATGGTAAACATTGCCCGCAATCTCTCTATCGACAAAATACGTTCCAAAGATTTTCGTAACCAGAATAAAAACCAGGATATCGAAAACAACGTAAATCTGATCGACGAGAACAGAAGCGCAGTTTACAAACCCGAACTGCTGGGTATCAAAGAATTGGTCAATACGCTAAGACCCGAGCAAAAATCAATCCTTGAGCTGGTTTATTTTAAAGGTTACACTCACGTGGAGGCAGCTGATGAGCTTGGCATCCCGTTGGGGACCGTTAAAACCCGTTTGCGAATGGCAATACTGGAACTAAGGAAACATTTTAACTAA